One Ahaetulla prasina isolate Xishuangbanna chromosome 17, ASM2864084v1, whole genome shotgun sequence genomic window carries:
- the MEF2D gene encoding myocyte-specific enhancer factor 2D isoform X1, with the protein MGSVQLLLFCLGRDGPRARGTRKTHQAGSQDSSRSMGSLSSSFLLFPGIEFWGSAIVSSKPSHLLLALGTPVTTDQPWPGLRSTLTQQTLRKKGFNGCESPEPDGEDSIDQSPLTEDKYRKASEDLDNFFKRYGSSVPAPNFAMPVTVPVTNQNALPFSNPGGSLVTPSLVTSSLTDPRLLSPQQPALQRNTVSPALPQRPASAGAMLGGELGNTNGACPSPVGNGYVSARASPNLLPVSNGNSLGKAIPAKSPPPPPQHSNPLATNIRKPDLRVITSQGGKGLMQHLTDDQLDLQNAQRLMVSQATHSLTTPVVSVATPSLLTQGLPFSAMPTAYNTDYQLSSAELSSLPAFSSPTSLSLGSLSAWQPQPQHLQQPQQIPVSLSNLIQGSHLPHAATTASISAATLTVNTSPSISIKSEPVSPSRERNSGTPLSSSSFPHQARHEPSGRSPVDSLSSNASSYEGPSEREDPSRADFGSSLGLLRPSAEGDGENPSIKRMRLDAWAT; encoded by the exons ATGGGAAGTGTGCAGCTGCTTCTCTTCTGCCTGGGAAGAGATGGGCCTCGAGCGAGGGGGACGCGGAAGACCCACCAAGCAGGTTCTCAAGATTCCTCCAGATCCATGGGATCTCTGTCcagttccttccttttatttcctgGAATTGAGTTCTGGGGTTCTGCCATTGTCTCCAgcaagccgagccacctcctgcTGGCCCTGGGCACTCCAGTGACCACCGATCAGCCCTGGCCTGGCCTGAGGTCCACGCTGACCCAGCAG ACCTTAAGAAAGAAAGGCTTTAATGGTTGTGAGAGTCCCGAACCTGACGGGGAAGACTCCATTGACCAGAGCCCTCTGACGGAGGACAAGTACCGCAAAGCCAGTGAGGACCTGGACAACTTCTTCAAGCGCTACGGC TCCTCCGTTCCTGCTCCCAACTTTGCCATGCCTGTGACGGTGCCAGTGACCAACCAGAACGCCCTGCCCTTCAGCAACCCCGGGGGCTCCCTAGTGACCCCATCGTTAGTGACTTCCTCCTTGACCGACCCCCGATTGCTGTCCCCGCAGCAGCCGGCCCTCCAGCGCAACACCGTCTCCCCGGCGCTCCCGCAGAGGCCGGCCAGTGCAG GGGCGATGCTCGGAGGGGAGCTTGGCAACACGAACGGAGCCTGTCCCAGCCCCGTGG GCAACGGCTACGTCAGCGCCAGGGCCTCCCCGAATCTCCTCCCCGTCTCCAATGGAAACAGCCTAGGCAAGGCCATCCCGGCGAAGTCGCCCCCGCCGCCTCCCCAGCACAGCAACCCTCTGGCCACCAACATCCGCAAGCCCGACCTCCGGGTCATCACCTCCCAGGGCGGGAAAGGCCTCATGCAGCACCTG ACGGACGATCAGTTGGATCTG CAGAACGCCCAAAGACTCATGGTGTCTCAAGCCACACATTCTTTGACCACGCCGGTTGTTTCGGTGGCCACACCCAGCCTGCTGACCCAGGGGCTGCCCTTCTCGGCAATGCCCACGGCATACAACACAG ACTACCAGCTGAGCAGTGCGGAGCTCTCCTCCCTCCCGGCGTTCAGCTCGCCCACCAGCCTGTCTCTGGGCAGTCTCTCCGCCTGGCAGCCACAGCCACAACACCTGCAGCAGCCGCAGCAGATCCCGGTCTCCCTCAGCAACTTAAT ACAAGGAAGCCACCTGCCGCACGCTGCGACCACCGCCTCCATCTCCGCCGCCACCTTGACCGTCAACACCAGCCCCAGCATCAGCATCAAGTCGGAGCCCGTCTCGCCCAGCCGGGAGCGCAACAGTGGCACcccgctctcctcctcctcctttccccatcAGGCCCGCCACGAGCCCAGCGGACGCTCGCCCGTGGACAGTCTCAGCAGCAACGCCAGCTCCTATGAGGGCCCCTCCGAGCGGGAGGACCCCTCCCGGGCCGACTTTGGCTCCTCCCTCGGGCTCCTGAGACCCAGCGCCGAGGGCGACGGGGAGAACCCCTCCATCAAACGCATGCGCTTGGATGCCTGGGCCACGTAA
- the MEF2D gene encoding myocyte-specific enhancer factor 2D isoform X2: MGSVQLLLFCLGRDGPRARGTRKTHQAGSQDSSRSMGSLSSSFLLFPGIEFWGSAIVSSKPSHLLLALGTPVTTDQPWPGLRSTLTQQTLRKKGFNGCESPEPDGEDSIDQSPLTEDKYRKASEDLDNFFKRYGSSVPAPNFAMPVTVPVTNQNALPFSNPGGSLVTPSLVTSSLTDPRLLSPQQPALQRNTVSPALPQRPASAGAMLGGELGNTNGACPSPVGNGYVSARASPNLLPVSNGNSLGKAIPAKSPPPPPQHSNPLATNIRKPDLRVITSQGGKGLMQHLTDDQLDLNAQRLMVSQATHSLTTPVVSVATPSLLTQGLPFSAMPTAYNTDYQLSSAELSSLPAFSSPTSLSLGSLSAWQPQPQHLQQPQQIPVSLSNLIQGSHLPHAATTASISAATLTVNTSPSISIKSEPVSPSRERNSGTPLSSSSFPHQARHEPSGRSPVDSLSSNASSYEGPSEREDPSRADFGSSLGLLRPSAEGDGENPSIKRMRLDAWAT; encoded by the exons ATGGGAAGTGTGCAGCTGCTTCTCTTCTGCCTGGGAAGAGATGGGCCTCGAGCGAGGGGGACGCGGAAGACCCACCAAGCAGGTTCTCAAGATTCCTCCAGATCCATGGGATCTCTGTCcagttccttccttttatttcctgGAATTGAGTTCTGGGGTTCTGCCATTGTCTCCAgcaagccgagccacctcctgcTGGCCCTGGGCACTCCAGTGACCACCGATCAGCCCTGGCCTGGCCTGAGGTCCACGCTGACCCAGCAG ACCTTAAGAAAGAAAGGCTTTAATGGTTGTGAGAGTCCCGAACCTGACGGGGAAGACTCCATTGACCAGAGCCCTCTGACGGAGGACAAGTACCGCAAAGCCAGTGAGGACCTGGACAACTTCTTCAAGCGCTACGGC TCCTCCGTTCCTGCTCCCAACTTTGCCATGCCTGTGACGGTGCCAGTGACCAACCAGAACGCCCTGCCCTTCAGCAACCCCGGGGGCTCCCTAGTGACCCCATCGTTAGTGACTTCCTCCTTGACCGACCCCCGATTGCTGTCCCCGCAGCAGCCGGCCCTCCAGCGCAACACCGTCTCCCCGGCGCTCCCGCAGAGGCCGGCCAGTGCAG GGGCGATGCTCGGAGGGGAGCTTGGCAACACGAACGGAGCCTGTCCCAGCCCCGTGG GCAACGGCTACGTCAGCGCCAGGGCCTCCCCGAATCTCCTCCCCGTCTCCAATGGAAACAGCCTAGGCAAGGCCATCCCGGCGAAGTCGCCCCCGCCGCCTCCCCAGCACAGCAACCCTCTGGCCACCAACATCCGCAAGCCCGACCTCCGGGTCATCACCTCCCAGGGCGGGAAAGGCCTCATGCAGCACCTG ACGGACGATCAGTTGGATCTG AACGCCCAAAGACTCATGGTGTCTCAAGCCACACATTCTTTGACCACGCCGGTTGTTTCGGTGGCCACACCCAGCCTGCTGACCCAGGGGCTGCCCTTCTCGGCAATGCCCACGGCATACAACACAG ACTACCAGCTGAGCAGTGCGGAGCTCTCCTCCCTCCCGGCGTTCAGCTCGCCCACCAGCCTGTCTCTGGGCAGTCTCTCCGCCTGGCAGCCACAGCCACAACACCTGCAGCAGCCGCAGCAGATCCCGGTCTCCCTCAGCAACTTAAT ACAAGGAAGCCACCTGCCGCACGCTGCGACCACCGCCTCCATCTCCGCCGCCACCTTGACCGTCAACACCAGCCCCAGCATCAGCATCAAGTCGGAGCCCGTCTCGCCCAGCCGGGAGCGCAACAGTGGCACcccgctctcctcctcctcctttccccatcAGGCCCGCCACGAGCCCAGCGGACGCTCGCCCGTGGACAGTCTCAGCAGCAACGCCAGCTCCTATGAGGGCCCCTCCGAGCGGGAGGACCCCTCCCGGGCCGACTTTGGCTCCTCCCTCGGGCTCCTGAGACCCAGCGCCGAGGGCGACGGGGAGAACCCCTCCATCAAACGCATGCGCTTGGATGCCTGGGCCACGTAA
- the MEF2D gene encoding myocyte-specific enhancer factor 2D isoform X7, with amino-acid sequence MGSVQLLLFCLGRDGPRARGTRKTHQAGSQDSSRSMGSLSSSFLLFPGIEFWGSAIVSSKPSHLLLALGTPVTTDQPWPGLRSTLTQQTLRKKGFNGCESPEPDGEDSIDQSPLTEDKYRKASEDLDNFFKRYGSSVPAPNFAMPVTVPVTNQNALPFSNPGGSLVTPSLVTSSLTDPRLLSPQQPALQRNTVSPALPQRPASAGAMLGGELGNTNGACPSPVGNGYVSARASPNLLPVSNGNSLGKAIPAKSPPPPPQHSNPLATNIRKPDLRVITSQGGKGLMQHLQNAQRLMVSQATHSLTTPVVSVATPSLLTQGLPFSAMPTAYNTDYQLSSAELSSLPAFSSPTSLSLGSLSAWQPQPQHLQQPQQIPVSLSNLIQGSHLPHAATTASISAATLTVNTSPSISIKSEPVSPSRERNSGTPLSSSSFPHQARHEPSGRSPVDSLSSNASSYEGPSEREDPSRADFGSSLGLLRPSAEGDGENPSIKRMRLDAWAT; translated from the exons ATGGGAAGTGTGCAGCTGCTTCTCTTCTGCCTGGGAAGAGATGGGCCTCGAGCGAGGGGGACGCGGAAGACCCACCAAGCAGGTTCTCAAGATTCCTCCAGATCCATGGGATCTCTGTCcagttccttccttttatttcctgGAATTGAGTTCTGGGGTTCTGCCATTGTCTCCAgcaagccgagccacctcctgcTGGCCCTGGGCACTCCAGTGACCACCGATCAGCCCTGGCCTGGCCTGAGGTCCACGCTGACCCAGCAG ACCTTAAGAAAGAAAGGCTTTAATGGTTGTGAGAGTCCCGAACCTGACGGGGAAGACTCCATTGACCAGAGCCCTCTGACGGAGGACAAGTACCGCAAAGCCAGTGAGGACCTGGACAACTTCTTCAAGCGCTACGGC TCCTCCGTTCCTGCTCCCAACTTTGCCATGCCTGTGACGGTGCCAGTGACCAACCAGAACGCCCTGCCCTTCAGCAACCCCGGGGGCTCCCTAGTGACCCCATCGTTAGTGACTTCCTCCTTGACCGACCCCCGATTGCTGTCCCCGCAGCAGCCGGCCCTCCAGCGCAACACCGTCTCCCCGGCGCTCCCGCAGAGGCCGGCCAGTGCAG GGGCGATGCTCGGAGGGGAGCTTGGCAACACGAACGGAGCCTGTCCCAGCCCCGTGG GCAACGGCTACGTCAGCGCCAGGGCCTCCCCGAATCTCCTCCCCGTCTCCAATGGAAACAGCCTAGGCAAGGCCATCCCGGCGAAGTCGCCCCCGCCGCCTCCCCAGCACAGCAACCCTCTGGCCACCAACATCCGCAAGCCCGACCTCCGGGTCATCACCTCCCAGGGCGGGAAAGGCCTCATGCAGCACCTG CAGAACGCCCAAAGACTCATGGTGTCTCAAGCCACACATTCTTTGACCACGCCGGTTGTTTCGGTGGCCACACCCAGCCTGCTGACCCAGGGGCTGCCCTTCTCGGCAATGCCCACGGCATACAACACAG ACTACCAGCTGAGCAGTGCGGAGCTCTCCTCCCTCCCGGCGTTCAGCTCGCCCACCAGCCTGTCTCTGGGCAGTCTCTCCGCCTGGCAGCCACAGCCACAACACCTGCAGCAGCCGCAGCAGATCCCGGTCTCCCTCAGCAACTTAAT ACAAGGAAGCCACCTGCCGCACGCTGCGACCACCGCCTCCATCTCCGCCGCCACCTTGACCGTCAACACCAGCCCCAGCATCAGCATCAAGTCGGAGCCCGTCTCGCCCAGCCGGGAGCGCAACAGTGGCACcccgctctcctcctcctcctttccccatcAGGCCCGCCACGAGCCCAGCGGACGCTCGCCCGTGGACAGTCTCAGCAGCAACGCCAGCTCCTATGAGGGCCCCTCCGAGCGGGAGGACCCCTCCCGGGCCGACTTTGGCTCCTCCCTCGGGCTCCTGAGACCCAGCGCCGAGGGCGACGGGGAGAACCCCTCCATCAAACGCATGCGCTTGGATGCCTGGGCCACGTAA
- the MEF2D gene encoding myocyte-specific enhancer factor 2D isoform X8 — translation MGSVQLLLFCLGRDGPRARGTRKTHQAGSQDSSRSMGSLSSSFLLFPGIEFWGSAIVSSKPSHLLLALGTPVTTDQPWPGLRSTLTQQTLRKKGFNGCESPEPDGEDSIDQSPLTEDKYRKASEDLDNFFKRYGSSVPAPNFAMPVTVPVTNQNALPFSNPGGSLVTPSLVTSSLTDPRLLSPQQPALQRNTVSPALPQRPASAGAMLGGELGNTNGACPSPVGNGYVSARASPNLLPVSNGNSLGKAIPAKSPPPPPQHSNPLATNIRKPDLRVITSQGGKGLMQHLNAQRLMVSQATHSLTTPVVSVATPSLLTQGLPFSAMPTAYNTDYQLSSAELSSLPAFSSPTSLSLGSLSAWQPQPQHLQQPQQIPVSLSNLIQGSHLPHAATTASISAATLTVNTSPSISIKSEPVSPSRERNSGTPLSSSSFPHQARHEPSGRSPVDSLSSNASSYEGPSEREDPSRADFGSSLGLLRPSAEGDGENPSIKRMRLDAWAT, via the exons ATGGGAAGTGTGCAGCTGCTTCTCTTCTGCCTGGGAAGAGATGGGCCTCGAGCGAGGGGGACGCGGAAGACCCACCAAGCAGGTTCTCAAGATTCCTCCAGATCCATGGGATCTCTGTCcagttccttccttttatttcctgGAATTGAGTTCTGGGGTTCTGCCATTGTCTCCAgcaagccgagccacctcctgcTGGCCCTGGGCACTCCAGTGACCACCGATCAGCCCTGGCCTGGCCTGAGGTCCACGCTGACCCAGCAG ACCTTAAGAAAGAAAGGCTTTAATGGTTGTGAGAGTCCCGAACCTGACGGGGAAGACTCCATTGACCAGAGCCCTCTGACGGAGGACAAGTACCGCAAAGCCAGTGAGGACCTGGACAACTTCTTCAAGCGCTACGGC TCCTCCGTTCCTGCTCCCAACTTTGCCATGCCTGTGACGGTGCCAGTGACCAACCAGAACGCCCTGCCCTTCAGCAACCCCGGGGGCTCCCTAGTGACCCCATCGTTAGTGACTTCCTCCTTGACCGACCCCCGATTGCTGTCCCCGCAGCAGCCGGCCCTCCAGCGCAACACCGTCTCCCCGGCGCTCCCGCAGAGGCCGGCCAGTGCAG GGGCGATGCTCGGAGGGGAGCTTGGCAACACGAACGGAGCCTGTCCCAGCCCCGTGG GCAACGGCTACGTCAGCGCCAGGGCCTCCCCGAATCTCCTCCCCGTCTCCAATGGAAACAGCCTAGGCAAGGCCATCCCGGCGAAGTCGCCCCCGCCGCCTCCCCAGCACAGCAACCCTCTGGCCACCAACATCCGCAAGCCCGACCTCCGGGTCATCACCTCCCAGGGCGGGAAAGGCCTCATGCAGCACCTG AACGCCCAAAGACTCATGGTGTCTCAAGCCACACATTCTTTGACCACGCCGGTTGTTTCGGTGGCCACACCCAGCCTGCTGACCCAGGGGCTGCCCTTCTCGGCAATGCCCACGGCATACAACACAG ACTACCAGCTGAGCAGTGCGGAGCTCTCCTCCCTCCCGGCGTTCAGCTCGCCCACCAGCCTGTCTCTGGGCAGTCTCTCCGCCTGGCAGCCACAGCCACAACACCTGCAGCAGCCGCAGCAGATCCCGGTCTCCCTCAGCAACTTAAT ACAAGGAAGCCACCTGCCGCACGCTGCGACCACCGCCTCCATCTCCGCCGCCACCTTGACCGTCAACACCAGCCCCAGCATCAGCATCAAGTCGGAGCCCGTCTCGCCCAGCCGGGAGCGCAACAGTGGCACcccgctctcctcctcctcctttccccatcAGGCCCGCCACGAGCCCAGCGGACGCTCGCCCGTGGACAGTCTCAGCAGCAACGCCAGCTCCTATGAGGGCCCCTCCGAGCGGGAGGACCCCTCCCGGGCCGACTTTGGCTCCTCCCTCGGGCTCCTGAGACCCAGCGCCGAGGGCGACGGGGAGAACCCCTCCATCAAACGCATGCGCTTGGATGCCTGGGCCACGTAA
- the MEF2D gene encoding myocyte-specific enhancer factor 2D isoform X12, with product MGRKKIQIQRITDERNRQTLRKKGFNGCESPEPDGEDSIDQSPLTEDKYRKASEDLDNFFKRYGSSVPAPNFAMPVTVPVTNQNALPFSNPGGSLVTPSLVTSSLTDPRLLSPQQPALQRNTVSPALPQRPASAGAMLGGELGNTNGACPSPVGNGYVSARASPNLLPVSNGNSLGKAIPAKSPPPPPQHSNPLATNIRKPDLRVITSQGGKGLMQHLTDDQLDLQNAQRLMVSQATHSLTTPVVSVATPSLLTQGLPFSAMPTAYNTDYQLSSAELSSLPAFSSPTSLSLGSLSAWQPQPQHLQQPQQIPVSLSNLIQGSHLPHAATTASISAATLTVNTSPSISIKSEPVSPSRERNSGTPLSSSSFPHQARHEPSGRSPVDSLSSNASSYEGPSEREDPSRADFGSSLGLLRPSAEGDGENPSIKRMRLDAWAT from the exons ACCTTAAGAAAGAAAGGCTTTAATGGTTGTGAGAGTCCCGAACCTGACGGGGAAGACTCCATTGACCAGAGCCCTCTGACGGAGGACAAGTACCGCAAAGCCAGTGAGGACCTGGACAACTTCTTCAAGCGCTACGGC TCCTCCGTTCCTGCTCCCAACTTTGCCATGCCTGTGACGGTGCCAGTGACCAACCAGAACGCCCTGCCCTTCAGCAACCCCGGGGGCTCCCTAGTGACCCCATCGTTAGTGACTTCCTCCTTGACCGACCCCCGATTGCTGTCCCCGCAGCAGCCGGCCCTCCAGCGCAACACCGTCTCCCCGGCGCTCCCGCAGAGGCCGGCCAGTGCAG GGGCGATGCTCGGAGGGGAGCTTGGCAACACGAACGGAGCCTGTCCCAGCCCCGTGG GCAACGGCTACGTCAGCGCCAGGGCCTCCCCGAATCTCCTCCCCGTCTCCAATGGAAACAGCCTAGGCAAGGCCATCCCGGCGAAGTCGCCCCCGCCGCCTCCCCAGCACAGCAACCCTCTGGCCACCAACATCCGCAAGCCCGACCTCCGGGTCATCACCTCCCAGGGCGGGAAAGGCCTCATGCAGCACCTG ACGGACGATCAGTTGGATCTG CAGAACGCCCAAAGACTCATGGTGTCTCAAGCCACACATTCTTTGACCACGCCGGTTGTTTCGGTGGCCACACCCAGCCTGCTGACCCAGGGGCTGCCCTTCTCGGCAATGCCCACGGCATACAACACAG ACTACCAGCTGAGCAGTGCGGAGCTCTCCTCCCTCCCGGCGTTCAGCTCGCCCACCAGCCTGTCTCTGGGCAGTCTCTCCGCCTGGCAGCCACAGCCACAACACCTGCAGCAGCCGCAGCAGATCCCGGTCTCCCTCAGCAACTTAAT ACAAGGAAGCCACCTGCCGCACGCTGCGACCACCGCCTCCATCTCCGCCGCCACCTTGACCGTCAACACCAGCCCCAGCATCAGCATCAAGTCGGAGCCCGTCTCGCCCAGCCGGGAGCGCAACAGTGGCACcccgctctcctcctcctcctttccccatcAGGCCCGCCACGAGCCCAGCGGACGCTCGCCCGTGGACAGTCTCAGCAGCAACGCCAGCTCCTATGAGGGCCCCTCCGAGCGGGAGGACCCCTCCCGGGCCGACTTTGGCTCCTCCCTCGGGCTCCTGAGACCCAGCGCCGAGGGCGACGGGGAGAACCCCTCCATCAAACGCATGCGCTTGGATGCCTGGGCCACGTAA